The genomic region CCATTTCTAAATTAGTGATCTCATGACCCTTATAAATGAAATTCGCTATCTTATCATTCATTTCATGATCTGGGACATCTGCTCTTAAAATTCTCGCCTGTGGACCATAAAAACCAACATTGGTTCCCGTGAAACCTTTCACAGTTTTATCTGAGCTTAATTTTTCGATCAGTTTTTTGCTTCCTTCAACTACATATGGATAAGCTTTTTTATCTGACCAGTTTGTTTGCTCTACAAACGCTGCCGCTATTTCCTTTTTTAGGAATGAATCGTCTTTATAGTAGTGCATTAATCCGTCAAAACCCAGAGCTAGTTCACTTACGATAAACGAATCTACCGGGATCTCTTTTCTAACCGAACCAGTAGTACCTATCCTGATTATATCAAGACTTGTAAGTTTATCTTTGATCTTTTTAGCTTTCAGATCAATATTTACAAGCGCATCTAATTCTGTTATTGCGATATCTATATTATCTGTTCCCATACCTGTAGACATCACCGTGATCCTTTTTCCCTTGTAGATACCTGTATGGGTGTTGAATTCTCGTTTTTGCTTTTTTAATTCAATGGAATCAAAATGTTTACTAATAGAAGAAACTCTCGCAGGATCTCCAACGGTTATGATCGTATTGGCCAGTTCCTCGGGTAAAAGCCCAAGGTGATATATTGAACCATCTTTATTCAGGATTAGTTCAGATGCTTTTAAACTCATTTTATAATTTTAATAATCTGTGTGATTCAGATTCATAAAGGAAATCATACATTTTTGCCCCTCCAAAAAATTCATCATTCTTGAGATCTCTGTAGAAATTCTTTTTGCCTTCAAGGGCTAATTCTCCTGCTTCGGTTAAAACGATACCTTCATCATCTTGCTTGTAGAAGATGGAAAGTTTTTTCAATAATCGTTGCATTTGGGTATCACTGTAACCATAGTATCCCTGATATTGCAAAGCATAACCTAAAAGATGATTATCATTTTTTATATCCTGGTTTTGGATAAGTTTGAGGATATTTCTTTCCAGGGTATTAATCCCGGTGATACTGTTGGGAAATCTTTCTATATGTGCCCGAATACAACTTGACAAATATTCAAAATTGGTATTTACCTTGATCTGTGGTTTTAGCTTCATAGGATTATTACCACAGTAAAGCTCCCAAATTAGCATGGCAACTTCGATATCCTCAGTATTCAACTCTATTCTGTTCTCATAATGATTTTGCAGTTCTTTCAAACTTAATTGAGATAATGGCTGAAATTCTTTTTCTCCCTTCAGCTTTTTACTGCAAACCAGGGAAATTGGAGCCTGGTGATCCTTTTCAGAAAGACAGCTAATAGCAGCCAGCATATTAATATGGCAGAAAAGGTCGAACTCGAACCATAGAATTACATTATCGTAATCTTTAAGTGATTTTAGTCTTTTAACTTCTGAAATAAAACGCTCATCGTAATTCTCTGCAGAAATATCGTATGTTTTACGCAGAAATTTCTTCCTGATCTTAAAGAACTCCTGATCGATCTCCTTTAGGGTAGGACCTTCACAAAGTAATTCTCTCCATACGATTAGCTCTCCAGGCAAATTTAATTCCTGCATTTGCTCGGCCAGACTATCGCCATTTACTATGTGTAAGGTCTTATTTTTCATCATTATGAATTAAAAAAGCGTGTTGAATTAACCTCCAACACGCTTTACATTATAACCTTCTTTTTTTAGGATCTGCATTATTTTTTCACGGTCATCGCCCTGAATTATAATTTCTCCGTCTTTGGTAGATCCACCAACACCACATTTTTTCTTCAACATTTTTCCAAGGGAAATGAGT from Gramella sp. MT6 harbors:
- a CDS encoding DUF1835 domain-containing protein; amino-acid sequence: MMKNKTLHIVNGDSLAEQMQELNLPGELIVWRELLCEGPTLKEIDQEFFKIRKKFLRKTYDISAENYDERFISEVKRLKSLKDYDNVILWFEFDLFCHINMLAAISCLSEKDHQAPISLVCSKKLKGEKEFQPLSQLSLKELQNHYENRIELNTEDIEVAMLIWELYCGNNPMKLKPQIKVNTNFEYLSSCIRAHIERFPNSITGINTLERNILKLIQNQDIKNDNHLLGYALQYQGYYGYSDTQMQRLLKKLSIFYKQDDEGIVLTEAGELALEGKKNFYRDLKNDEFFGGAKMYDFLYESESHRLLKL
- a CDS encoding nucleoside phosphorylase, with protein sequence MSLKASELILNKDGSIYHLGLLPEELANTIITVGDPARVSSISKHFDSIELKKQKREFNTHTGIYKGKRITVMSTGMGTDNIDIAITELDALVNIDLKAKKIKDKLTSLDIIRIGTTGSVRKEIPVDSFIVSELALGFDGLMHYYKDDSFLKKEIAAAFVEQTNWSDKKAYPYVVEGSKKLIEKLSSDKTVKGFTGTNVGFYGPQARILRADVPDHEMNDKIANFIYKGHEITNLEMETSGIYGMSKILGHHAVSMNLVLANRATGEFAENAKAMMDELIIYCLNRIAY